The following proteins are co-located in the Candidatus Binatia bacterium genome:
- a CDS encoding ornithine cyclodeaminase family protein — protein MTLILNNDDVKSVLTMEIAMRALEEAYVDVARSKAVCRPRIDIQIPTKDPRKVYQWGTMEGGSSSGYFAIRMKSDVIYEREYEGARTQEKYCVRPGKFCGLILLVNIENGEPVALINDGYLQHVRVGADSGIGAKYMAREDARVVGMIGSGGMARSHVEAFLLARKIKRIQVFSPTKAHREQYAKEMAEKYGIEAVPLDNPRAVYNGADIVAGCTDSAVPIIVGDCLEEGTHITCIGGTPDEETLRRIDVSLRLGNAPAPWGLPEFGLADEYLTYAAMPERGNGFQMKQAGKRGHGAVAEDRAILLAELLSGKKKGRTSPKQITYSERGNVQGAQFFAVAGKAYELAKTKGLGKEIPTDWLLQDIRD, from the coding sequence TTGACGCTCATCCTCAACAACGACGACGTGAAGAGCGTGCTCACGATGGAGATCGCGATGCGCGCGCTGGAAGAGGCTTACGTCGACGTTGCGCGAAGCAAAGCGGTCTGCCGGCCGCGCATCGACATCCAGATTCCGACGAAAGATCCCCGGAAAGTCTACCAGTGGGGCACGATGGAGGGTGGATCGTCATCCGGCTACTTCGCCATCCGCATGAAGTCCGACGTGATTTACGAGCGGGAATACGAGGGCGCGCGGACGCAGGAAAAATACTGCGTCCGGCCGGGTAAGTTTTGCGGTCTCATATTGTTGGTGAATATCGAGAACGGCGAGCCGGTTGCCTTGATCAACGACGGGTATCTTCAGCACGTTCGCGTCGGCGCGGACTCCGGCATCGGCGCGAAATACATGGCGCGCGAAGACGCGCGCGTCGTCGGCATGATCGGCTCCGGCGGCATGGCGCGCTCGCACGTCGAGGCGTTTCTTCTCGCGCGGAAGATCAAGAGGATTCAGGTCTTTAGCCCGACCAAAGCCCACAGAGAACAATACGCGAAAGAAATGGCGGAGAAATACGGCATCGAAGCCGTGCCGCTCGATAATCCCCGCGCCGTCTACAACGGCGCCGACATCGTCGCGGGCTGCACCGACTCGGCGGTTCCGATCATCGTCGGCGACTGCCTGGAGGAGGGGACGCATATCACCTGCATCGGCGGCACGCCCGATGAGGAAACGCTCCGCCGAATCGACGTGTCGTTGAGGCTCGGCAACGCGCCGGCGCCCTGGGGACTGCCGGAATTCGGTCTTGCCGATGAATATCTGACGTACGCGGCGATGCCCGAACGAGGGAACGGGTTCCAGATGAAACAAGCCGGCAAACGAGGCCACGGCGCCGTCGCCGAAGATCGCGCCATTCTACTTGCCGAGCTGTTGAGCGGGAAGAAGAAGGGAAGAACATCGCCGAAGCAGATCACTTATTCCGAGAGAGGCAACGTCCAGGGCGCGCAGTTCTTCGCCGTCGCCGGCAAGGCGTACGAGCTGGCGAAAACGAAGGGATTGGGGAAAGAGATCCCGACGGACTGGCTGCTGCAGGACATTCGAGACTAA
- a CDS encoding ABC transporter substrate-binding protein → MVQHIFSRRVLGVLFFFFALGFATVAEAQKLIVGWSAVSALNSPYWVMKDGGFLKQEGLDADLIYIPSSSAMAQAMLAGEVAAASVNSQGVVDVGLQGGDMVAIGAIINVVAFYVMAPPEIKRIEDLKGKTVGITRFGASTDFGLRMLLAKYGLEAGRDVTIVQIGGMPEIAAALSKKTIYAAPMSYPMAYVAQQAGVQMLANLAKEDIPFMHVGLTTTRKFVKEQRPRAKALLRAYGRAVHFMHTRKNETKAIFTRYSKVTDPGMLDGSLQYAYDFVEKIPLVKQAAFQVTLDEIGKKNPRAKQAKPEQFYDNGLVQELVKEGFFASLWGKSP, encoded by the coding sequence ATGGTCCAGCATATCTTCTCTCGCCGAGTCCTCGGAGTCCTGTTCTTTTTCTTCGCGCTCGGGTTTGCGACGGTTGCCGAGGCGCAAAAGCTCATCGTCGGCTGGTCTGCGGTCAGCGCGCTCAACTCGCCTTATTGGGTGATGAAAGACGGCGGTTTTCTAAAGCAGGAAGGATTGGACGCCGATTTGATCTATATCCCCAGCTCCTCCGCGATGGCGCAGGCGATGCTCGCCGGGGAAGTGGCCGCCGCGAGCGTGAACAGCCAGGGCGTCGTGGACGTCGGTCTCCAGGGCGGCGACATGGTGGCGATCGGAGCGATCATCAACGTGGTCGCCTTTTACGTCATGGCGCCGCCGGAGATCAAGCGCATCGAAGATTTGAAGGGCAAGACGGTCGGCATAACCCGCTTCGGCGCGTCCACCGATTTCGGTCTCCGCATGCTGCTGGCGAAGTACGGGCTCGAAGCGGGCCGCGACGTCACCATCGTGCAGATCGGCGGCATGCCCGAGATCGCCGCCGCGCTGTCGAAAAAAACCATCTACGCGGCGCCGATGTCGTATCCGATGGCCTACGTTGCGCAGCAAGCCGGAGTTCAGATGCTGGCGAACCTGGCCAAGGAAGATATTCCGTTCATGCACGTCGGTCTCACCACGACGCGAAAATTCGTGAAAGAGCAGAGGCCGCGGGCGAAAGCGCTGCTGCGCGCCTACGGCAGGGCCGTCCATTTCATGCACACGCGCAAGAACGAGACCAAAGCCATCTTCACGCGCTACTCGAAGGTCACCGATCCGGGCATGCTCGACGGCAGCCTGCAATACGCCTACGACTTCGTGGAAAAAATTCCTCTGGTGAAGCAGGCGGCGTTCCAGGTAACGCTGGACGAGATCGGCAAGAAAAACCCCAGGGCGAAACAGGCCAAGCCCGAGCAGTTCTACGACAATGGCCTCGTGCAGGAACTGGTCAAGGAAGGATTCTTCGCCTCGCTCTGGGGCAAGAGCCCCTAG
- a CDS encoding cupin domain-containing protein, with amino-acid sequence MADLKAFEEELRKKNFRGYWQFAQGGEVRREPVATFAPHLWKGKDLYEMIQRAGDEVGLETSFRRVIQMAHPSLKSGTTHTLTLNLQMLKPGEHAGAHRHMAGAIRFITKGRGARLIVEGESFEIGEGDFATTPNWTWHDHINESSETLTWLDVLDSPLVRMLQVDFHEPYKEAHQPVTRAEGTSYCELSPIRPSWVRAHSIQPPAYVYRWEDTEKVLKSVGERPGDPYDGILLNYANPLTGGPTLPTFTCGIQMLRPGEKTLAHRHTSSTIYHVFRGKGATVIGDTRYEWEEGDSFVVPLWHHHRHENNHSRPAILFLMTDQPLMEALGFYRVEPQK; translated from the coding sequence ATGGCTGACCTCAAAGCTTTCGAAGAAGAGCTGAGAAAGAAAAATTTCCGCGGCTACTGGCAATTCGCGCAGGGGGGCGAAGTCCGCCGCGAGCCGGTCGCAACCTTCGCGCCTCATCTGTGGAAGGGAAAGGATCTCTATGAAATGATCCAGCGAGCGGGAGACGAAGTGGGGCTGGAAACCTCCTTTCGCAGGGTCATCCAGATGGCTCATCCGTCGCTGAAAAGCGGCACGACGCACACGCTGACCTTGAATCTCCAGATGCTCAAGCCCGGCGAGCACGCCGGGGCGCACCGCCACATGGCGGGCGCGATTCGCTTCATCACCAAGGGCAGGGGCGCGCGGCTCATCGTCGAGGGCGAATCGTTCGAGATTGGCGAAGGCGACTTCGCCACAACGCCCAATTGGACTTGGCACGATCACATCAACGAATCGAGCGAGACGCTCACGTGGCTCGACGTGCTGGATTCCCCTTTGGTCCGCATGCTGCAGGTCGATTTTCACGAACCGTACAAGGAAGCACACCAGCCGGTCACGCGCGCCGAGGGAACATCGTACTGCGAGTTGAGTCCGATTCGCCCGAGCTGGGTGCGGGCGCACTCGATTCAGCCGCCGGCGTACGTCTATCGCTGGGAGGACACCGAAAAAGTTCTCAAGAGCGTCGGCGAGAGGCCCGGCGATCCTTACGACGGGATATTGCTCAATTACGCCAATCCGCTGACCGGCGGGCCGACCTTGCCGACATTTACGTGCGGGATTCAAATGCTCCGTCCCGGAGAGAAAACCCTGGCCCATCGTCACACCAGCTCGACGATTTACCATGTGTTCCGCGGCAAGGGCGCGACGGTGATCGGCGACACTCGCTATGAGTGGGAGGAGGGCGACTCCTTTGTCGTCCCCCTCTGGCATCATCACCGGCACGAGAACAATCACAGCCGGCCCGCGATCCTGTTTCTCATGACCGATCAGCCCCTTATGGAAGCTCTCGGCTTCTATCGCGTGGAACCGCAAAAATAG
- a CDS encoding amidohydrolase family protein produces the protein MRIIDADGHVQERNLPWGDLIAAPFKSRAPRAVKDNRGVDFIMMEGRLCPKPVGKGCSFVGAPRNRRPEATTGMEDPAQRLKDMDLEGIETAVLFGTSPFLSLPFVEDKDLAGAIAQVYNNWLADYCRANSRRLKGVALVPIQDPPAAVNELSRCVKDLGFVAVATPVHSSSGKNLDHPDLEPFFAEAERLNVPVCVHVGAGDGTAAGIERFDHPFFTHAMTHPFEQMIAVLCIVVGGVLEKFSRLKVAFMEAGAGWIPYWMERLDEHYEYLQPTVPWLKKPPSEYMRGGNLYYSFEPDESTIGFVARYVGEDVLVFASDYNHSDSKFPHTVKSITRRDEIAPALMAKLMGGNASRLYNL, from the coding sequence ATGCGCATCATCGACGCCGACGGTCACGTTCAAGAGAGAAACCTTCCCTGGGGGGATCTCATCGCCGCGCCCTTCAAGTCGCGGGCGCCGCGAGCGGTAAAAGATAATCGCGGCGTGGACTTCATCATGATGGAGGGAAGGCTTTGTCCCAAGCCCGTGGGAAAGGGCTGCAGCTTCGTCGGCGCGCCGCGAAACCGCCGTCCGGAAGCGACGACGGGAATGGAAGATCCGGCGCAGCGCTTGAAAGACATGGACCTCGAAGGCATCGAGACGGCGGTTCTCTTCGGCACTTCTCCGTTTTTGAGTCTGCCGTTCGTCGAAGACAAAGATCTCGCCGGGGCGATAGCTCAAGTCTACAACAACTGGTTGGCCGATTATTGCAGGGCGAATTCAAGGAGGCTAAAAGGCGTCGCTCTCGTGCCCATCCAGGACCCGCCCGCCGCCGTCAACGAGCTCAGCCGCTGCGTCAAAGATCTCGGCTTCGTCGCCGTTGCCACGCCGGTCCATTCGTCTTCGGGAAAAAATCTCGACCATCCCGACCTCGAGCCTTTCTTCGCAGAGGCGGAGCGGCTGAACGTTCCTGTCTGCGTTCACGTGGGCGCGGGCGACGGGACCGCCGCCGGCATCGAGCGCTTCGATCATCCTTTTTTCACCCACGCGATGACGCATCCGTTCGAGCAGATGATCGCGGTCCTCTGCATCGTCGTCGGCGGCGTGCTGGAGAAATTTTCCCGGCTCAAGGTCGCGTTCATGGAAGCCGGCGCCGGGTGGATCCCTTACTGGATGGAGCGGCTCGACGAGCACTATGAATATCTCCAGCCGACGGTGCCGTGGCTCAAGAAGCCGCCGAGCGAATACATGCGCGGCGGAAATCTTTACTATTCCTTCGAGCCTGACGAGAGCACGATCGGCTTCGTAGCGCGATACGTCGGCGAGGACGTCCTGGTCTTCGCCTCGGACTACAATCACTCTGACTCCAAATTTCCCCATACCGTGAAGAGCATCACCCGGCGGGACGAAATCGCGCCGGCGCTCATGGCGAAGCTCATGGGCGGGAACGCGTCCAGGCTTTACAACCTGTGA
- a CDS encoding DMT family transporter, which yields MFAAALHASWNAIIKAGSDKFNDTVLILIGAAVFPGLLLPWIPLPAAASWPYLIASVIIHFAYFSLVAMAYRVGDLSYTYPIMRGVAPMLTALTASILIGEALTPGGKLGVALLCLGILTLTSESWWSKKFGFLPTAIALSNAIVISMYTIVDGIGLRLAGDPVSYICWLFFLQPVPFIPLLVFRHRERFITQLKSRWPASLLGGLCTCTSYGLAMYAMAYIPIALVAALRETSVIFGTIIAAIFLRERFGPIRYVAAGLVTAGAMVMKVL from the coding sequence TTGTTCGCGGCGGCTCTGCATGCGAGCTGGAACGCAATCATCAAGGCCGGCTCGGACAAATTCAACGATACCGTTCTCATTTTGATCGGCGCCGCGGTTTTCCCGGGCCTTCTGTTGCCCTGGATTCCACTTCCTGCCGCAGCGAGCTGGCCCTATTTAATTGCATCCGTAATCATTCACTTCGCTTATTTCTCTCTCGTCGCCATGGCTTATCGAGTCGGCGACTTAAGTTACACTTATCCAATCATGCGCGGTGTCGCGCCGATGCTCACCGCTCTCACCGCATCCATCCTTATCGGTGAGGCGCTCACACCGGGCGGAAAACTCGGCGTGGCGCTCCTCTGTTTGGGCATCCTGACCCTGACTAGCGAGAGCTGGTGGTCTAAAAAATTCGGCTTCTTACCGACGGCGATCGCGTTAAGCAACGCGATCGTAATCTCGATGTACACGATCGTCGACGGTATTGGCCTTCGCCTGGCGGGTGATCCGGTGAGTTACATCTGCTGGCTGTTTTTCTTGCAGCCGGTGCCTTTCATTCCGCTTTTGGTTTTCAGACACCGCGAGCGTTTCATCACGCAACTGAAGAGTCGTTGGCCGGCGAGTCTCCTCGGCGGGCTTTGCACCTGTACGTCTTACGGACTTGCCATGTACGCCATGGCGTATATCCCCATCGCCCTCGTCGCCGCTCTTCGCGAAACGTCGGTGATCTTCGGAACCATCATTGCAGCAATATTTCTGAGAGAGAGGTTTGGCCCGATTCGTTACGTTGCGGCAGGACTGGTTACTGCAGGCGCAATGGTGATGAAAGTCTTGTGA
- a CDS encoding MAPEG family protein yields the protein MPVIVPFYASLLALLFFFLSERVIWTRRQEQIPLGDRRNVRLQRAMRVHVNFAEYVPLAVD from the coding sequence ATGCCCGTCATCGTCCCCTTCTACGCTTCCCTCCTCGCCCTGCTTTTTTTCTTTCTGAGCGAGCGCGTCATATGGACTCGACGGCAAGAGCAGATTCCGCTCGGAGATCGCCGCAACGTGCGATTGCAGCGCGCGATGCGTGTTCACGTTAATTTCGCGGAGTACGTTCCCCTGGCGGTGGATTGA
- a CDS encoding MAPEG family protein has protein sequence MIAFIELQQASALVVHGLGFSLLVGRIVHAYGVSQEKENYKLRTVGMGLTFGPMLIAAVTLIRSVLLTS, from the coding sequence TTGATCGCTTTTATCGAATTGCAGCAGGCCTCGGCGCTCGTCGTGCACGGTCTCGGTTTTTCGTTGCTCGTCGGCCGCATAGTGCACGCGTATGGCGTGAGTCAGGAAAAGGAAAACTACAAACTCCGGACGGTGGGTATGGGACTGACGTTCGGACCGATGCTGATTGCTGCGGTGACGCTTATCCGATCGGTTTTGTTAACGAGCTGA
- a CDS encoding peptidylprolyl isomerase, producing MAEANQMENPVVCISTSAGDVWAEIFVDQAPVSADNFLAYVREGFYDGLIFHRVIPRFMIQGGGFDKDMKQKKAKAPIKNEAGNGLKNLTGTLAMARTNVVDSATSQFFINAADNDFLDHRNNSPDGFGYAVFGRVTNGTEVVQKIEKARTGSKGLHQDVPIEPVVIKSITVSS from the coding sequence ATGGCGGAAGCCAACCAGATGGAGAACCCGGTCGTTTGCATCTCGACGAGCGCCGGCGACGTGTGGGCTGAGATTTTTGTCGACCAGGCGCCGGTGAGCGCGGATAATTTTCTCGCCTACGTTCGAGAAGGTTTTTACGACGGCCTCATCTTTCACCGCGTCATACCCCGCTTTATGATTCAGGGCGGCGGGTTCGACAAGGACATGAAACAGAAAAAAGCCAAGGCTCCGATCAAGAACGAGGCGGGAAACGGGTTGAAGAACTTGACGGGAACGCTCGCAATGGCCAGGACCAACGTCGTGGACAGCGCCACCAGCCAGTTTTTCATCAACGCGGCCGACAACGATTTTCTCGACCACCGCAACAACAGCCCCGACGGCTTCGGCTATGCGGTTTTCGGCCGCGTCACCAACGGCACGGAAGTCGTGCAGAAAATCGAGAAAGCGAGGACCGGCAGCAAGGGCCTGCACCAGGACGTGCCCATCGAGCCGGTCGTGATCAAGTCGATCACGGTTTCGAGCTGA
- a CDS encoding UbiD family decarboxylase — protein MAYYRDLHEWLDVLHSKGFLRRVQRRIDKDTEMHPLVRLQFRGLAEREWKGWLFENVADVRGKVYDIPVALAVMAPSRAVYALGMGVGSPEEIPAKWAEAQTHPIPPRVVDSSAPCHEIVYEGRALEEAGGAGMLPVPISTPGFDSAPFFSSGHWVTKDPDTGEFNFGTYRGQIKSPTRIGLFAFAYQDISRHWINARALGKPLEAAIVIGCTPNLSYCSTSRLPAAEYPIAGAIAGDPVELARCKTVDIMVPARSEIVIEGVISTDEVEPEGPFGEFTGYMAHRAPDKFMTVSCITRRRDAVFQAFLSQFPPSESSVLRGVALEGLIYKILTVDKKMKGILEVALPDSSGSHGVGVIRVDRSAGLDPMAALDVVADMPRAAPKILIAVDEDIDARDADAVQWAMSYRMQPHRDIRIRDIKVSTALDFSLAPPSSREEAATLRGSAILIDATRKWEYPPVSLPRREFMEKAQTIWRELNLPALELKNPWFGYNLGSWSEEDQADAERALRGEHYLVGEMRQAQRAPFKEK, from the coding sequence GTGGCGTACTATCGCGATTTGCACGAATGGCTCGACGTTCTTCATTCCAAGGGATTCCTCCGTCGCGTCCAGCGGCGCATCGACAAAGACACGGAGATGCATCCGCTCGTGCGCCTGCAATTCCGCGGTCTGGCGGAGCGCGAGTGGAAGGGATGGTTGTTCGAGAACGTAGCCGATGTACGCGGGAAGGTCTACGATATTCCCGTAGCCCTTGCGGTGATGGCGCCGAGCCGCGCCGTCTATGCGTTGGGTATGGGCGTCGGCTCGCCCGAAGAGATTCCCGCCAAGTGGGCCGAAGCCCAAACCCATCCGATTCCGCCTCGGGTTGTCGATTCTTCCGCGCCGTGTCATGAAATCGTTTACGAAGGCCGCGCGCTGGAGGAGGCCGGCGGCGCCGGCATGCTGCCGGTGCCGATCTCCACGCCAGGCTTCGACAGCGCGCCGTTCTTCAGCTCCGGCCATTGGGTCACCAAAGATCCCGATACCGGCGAGTTCAACTTCGGCACCTACCGAGGCCAGATTAAAAGTCCGACGCGCATCGGCCTCTTCGCGTTCGCGTACCAGGATATCAGCCGCCACTGGATCAACGCGCGCGCGCTCGGAAAACCGCTCGAAGCGGCGATCGTGATCGGCTGCACGCCGAATCTTTCCTACTGCTCGACGTCACGCTTGCCGGCAGCGGAGTATCCGATCGCCGGCGCCATCGCGGGCGATCCGGTCGAGCTCGCGCGCTGCAAGACCGTGGACATTATGGTCCCGGCGAGGAGCGAGATCGTTATCGAGGGCGTGATCTCCACCGACGAGGTCGAGCCCGAAGGACCGTTCGGAGAATTCACCGGCTACATGGCGCACCGGGCGCCGGACAAGTTCATGACGGTGAGCTGCATCACGCGGCGGCGCGACGCCGTCTTCCAGGCTTTTTTGAGCCAATTTCCGCCGAGCGAGTCGAGCGTGCTCCGCGGCGTCGCTCTGGAGGGACTTATCTACAAAATTCTAACTGTGGACAAAAAGATGAAAGGGATTCTTGAAGTCGCGCTGCCCGATTCCTCCGGCAGCCACGGCGTCGGAGTGATCCGCGTCGATCGCTCCGCCGGTCTCGATCCGATGGCGGCGCTCGACGTCGTCGCCGACATGCCGCGCGCCGCGCCGAAGATCCTGATCGCGGTGGACGAGGACATCGACGCCCGCGACGCCGACGCCGTGCAATGGGCGATGTCCTACCGCATGCAGCCGCACCGCGACATCCGCATCCGCGACATCAAAGTTTCCACCGCGCTGGATTTTTCCCTGGCGCCGCCGTCTTCCAGGGAAGAGGCGGCGACGCTTCGCGGCTCCGCGATTCTGATCGATGCCACGCGCAAGTGGGAGTATCCGCCGGTCTCCCTTCCGCGACGAGAGTTCATGGAGAAGGCGCAGACGATCTGGCGCGAGCTCAACCTTCCCGCTCTCGAGCTGAAGAATCCCTGGTTCGGCTACAACCTGGGAAGCTGGAGCGAGGAAGACCAGGCCGACGCCGAGCGCGCGCTCCGCGGCGAGCACTATCTCGTCGGAGAGATGAGACAGGCGCAGCGGGCGCCGTTCAAAGAAAAGTAA
- a CDS encoding ABC transporter substrate-binding protein has translation MKTILLFVVLVIAQAVASVAAAEVVTIGISTVGLYELPTEIAKRKGFYQEEGLEARKVVIRTPLHVAALLARELDYSTVTGIISNASIQGLPLKSVMGWFDKPLHILIARPNIKKISDLKGKRVAVSTFGSVPHVMLREALSHSGMNPEKDITVLALGGSGERLAALAAGTVDASPLDVAYIQRTEQLGLSNLVYLGDVVNLRLGGFAVHTDKIQKNPEQISRVIRATLKGVRFLKNNKPETLAIMGDYLKISGDYVEKIYQFAMRSLNEDGLVSKNSMDTEIRLTREQLKFKEEVSESKVAEWKFIKEILAKR, from the coding sequence ATGAAGACGATACTCCTATTCGTAGTTCTCGTGATTGCGCAGGCCGTCGCTTCCGTTGCCGCCGCCGAAGTGGTTACGATCGGAATCTCGACCGTGGGCCTTTACGAGCTGCCGACGGAGATCGCCAAGCGCAAAGGCTTCTATCAGGAAGAAGGCCTCGAAGCGCGCAAGGTCGTCATTCGGACGCCGCTCCACGTGGCTGCGCTGCTCGCCAGGGAGTTGGACTATTCCACCGTCACAGGAATTATCTCGAACGCCAGCATCCAGGGGCTGCCGCTCAAGTCGGTGATGGGATGGTTCGACAAACCGCTTCACATACTGATCGCCCGCCCGAACATAAAAAAGATCTCCGATCTCAAAGGGAAGAGAGTCGCCGTCAGCACTTTCGGCTCCGTCCCTCACGTTATGCTGCGTGAAGCGCTGTCCCATTCGGGAATGAACCCGGAAAAAGATATCACGGTGCTGGCTCTCGGCGGCTCCGGCGAGAGGCTGGCCGCGTTGGCCGCCGGCACGGTGGACGCGTCGCCTCTGGATGTCGCGTATATTCAAAGGACCGAGCAGCTCGGCCTTTCGAATCTCGTTTATCTCGGCGACGTCGTCAACCTGCGGCTCGGCGGCTTCGCGGTCCATACCGACAAGATCCAGAAGAATCCCGAGCAGATTTCGCGCGTGATCCGCGCCACTCTCAAAGGGGTGAGATTTTTGAAGAACAACAAGCCGGAGACCCTGGCGATCATGGGCGACTACTTGAAGATAAGCGGCGACTACGTCGAGAAGATCTATCAGTTCGCGATGAGATCGCTGAACGAGGACGGCCTGGTTTCGAAGAACAGCATGGACACCGAGATTCGATTGACGCGCGAGCAACTGAAGTTCAAAGAAGAGGTCTCCGAATCCAAAGTCGCCGAATGGAAATTCATCAAGGAGATTTTGGCGAAGCGCTGA
- a CDS encoding dihydrodipicolinate synthase family protein: MAGNARIEGILIPMPTAFKEDGGVDEGGTDALVDFYIGAGVQGFFALGTHGQGMVMEIDERKRVAERLVRRVAGKVPIVLHIGTANTYSSIDLARHAVSLGVDAVAVVPPYYYPHNDYEVYAHYKAIAQSVPGTPMFIYDNTETTHVHITPPKVLKVIEAIAPNPLAGIKVSFLPFDQLLGYAFKLPPSVGIFPGSIFSLFGAYSLGVRGAIHPPTTPFPEPCVKMFLSLKEGKLEEARKAHDHLARIMNVVGRYLPEHGRVVFGEIMRMRGLPVKRFPRWECAPFTAKEREDLRNGLIEAGVSLPLP; the protein is encoded by the coding sequence ATGGCCGGTAACGCAAGGATCGAAGGCATACTAATTCCCATGCCGACGGCTTTCAAAGAGGACGGCGGCGTGGACGAAGGCGGCACCGACGCGCTGGTCGATTTTTATATCGGCGCCGGGGTGCAGGGTTTCTTCGCCCTGGGGACCCACGGCCAGGGAATGGTCATGGAGATCGACGAGCGAAAGAGAGTCGCCGAGCGGCTCGTGCGGCGCGTCGCCGGCAAAGTGCCGATCGTCTTGCACATCGGCACGGCGAATACTTACTCGTCGATCGACCTCGCGCGCCACGCCGTGAGTCTCGGCGTCGACGCCGTCGCCGTGGTGCCGCCGTATTATTACCCGCACAACGACTACGAAGTTTACGCCCACTACAAGGCGATCGCGCAGTCGGTGCCCGGAACGCCGATGTTCATCTACGACAATACCGAGACGACCCACGTCCATATCACGCCGCCGAAGGTGCTGAAGGTCATCGAAGCGATCGCGCCCAATCCGCTGGCGGGTATCAAAGTCTCGTTCCTGCCGTTCGATCAGCTGCTGGGCTATGCCTTCAAGCTCCCGCCCTCGGTCGGAATTTTTCCCGGCTCGATTTTTTCGCTGTTCGGCGCCTACTCGCTCGGCGTGCGCGGCGCGATCCACCCGCCGACGACTCCCTTTCCCGAGCCGTGCGTGAAAATGTTCTTGTCCTTGAAAGAAGGCAAGCTCGAAGAGGCGCGCAAGGCGCACGATCACCTGGCCCGGATCATGAACGTCGTCGGGCGCTATCTGCCCGAGCATGGGCGCGTCGTCTTCGGCGAGATCATGCGCATGCGCGGCCTGCCGGTCAAGCGCTTCCCGCGCTGGGAATGCGCCCCGTTCACCGCGAAGGAGCGCGAAGATCTTCGCAACGGGCTGATCGAAGCCGGCGTCTCTCTGCCTCTCCCCTAA